In Bacillus sp. NP247, one DNA window encodes the following:
- a CDS encoding DUF86 domain-containing protein, which translates to MYFVDRKKIEQMLVCLERATNTFQEKKTYETEFEFYALERIAHLIIDCILDVGNAMIDGFIMRDPGSYEDIIDILMDERVISGEEGAHIKEIILLRKMLTQDYIQMNHDELYKTIQKNIAVVEKYPANIRSYLEKELGPVSAFVPE; encoded by the coding sequence ATGTACTTCGTAGACAGAAAGAAAATAGAACAAATGCTAGTATGTTTAGAACGAGCAACAAATACATTTCAAGAGAAAAAGACATATGAAACAGAGTTTGAATTTTATGCATTAGAGCGCATAGCCCATCTTATTATCGATTGTATATTAGATGTAGGGAATGCGATGATTGATGGATTTATTATGCGCGATCCAGGAAGTTACGAAGATATTATTGATATTTTAATGGACGAGAGAGTTATAAGTGGAGAAGAGGGAGCGCATATTAAAGAAATTATTCTTCTTCGAAAAATGCTTACGCAAGATTATATTCAAATGAATCATGATGAATTATATAAGACGATTCAAAAAAATATCGCAGTGGTAGAGAAATACCCAGCGAATATTCGTAGTTATTTAGAAAAGGAATTAGGACCTGTATCTGCATTTGTACCAGAATAA
- a CDS encoding YhcN/YlaJ family sporulation lipoprotein: MKKQIILSLLTLSLFAGCQSTNKAEMEREEGSRVLVSNKNDMYHTENTNTRLTRVGYSSKQKHEVSNKQVGAINREKVAEMITSMTVKLPDVTNAATLVTDDEVFVVYRANTTDPKLVTDQVYKTALSIVPRYYKAYVSTNQKLISQIQGLQSGSLNDKEYEQSLDMLKREMSDNPHLNNTGDQTLNDMIKK; this comes from the coding sequence GTGAAAAAGCAAATTATCCTCTCTCTTCTCACTCTTTCCTTATTTGCAGGCTGCCAATCAACTAATAAAGCCGAGATGGAGCGTGAAGAAGGAAGTCGTGTTCTTGTTTCCAACAAAAACGACATGTATCATACGGAAAACACAAATACAAGGTTAACTAGAGTCGGTTATTCTTCTAAACAGAAGCATGAAGTATCTAACAAACAAGTAGGCGCTATTAACCGTGAGAAAGTCGCCGAAATGATTACGAGCATGACAGTCAAACTTCCTGATGTCACCAATGCCGCTACACTCGTTACCGACGATGAAGTGTTCGTTGTATACCGTGCAAACACAACAGATCCGAAACTCGTAACAGATCAAGTATATAAAACAGCTTTGTCCATCGTTCCTCGCTATTATAAAGCATATGTATCAACAAACCAAAAGTTGATTTCTCAAATTCAAGGTCTTCAATCTGGTAGCTTAAACGATAAAGAATATGAACAAAGTCTTGATATGTTAAAACGTGAAATGAGCGATAATCCTCATTTGAACAATACGGGGGATCAAACTTTAAATGATATGATAAAAAAATAA
- a CDS encoding GNAT family N-acetyltransferase has protein sequence MLKIRKGTIDLLDELDVMYAECKEALLQNQIYQWDDSYPTREHISYHLEQAELYCLFQDQVLVGAVVLNETQSPEYKLIDWSETDGRFLIVHSFVIHPLVQGKGYSKVLLSFWESEARREGYKGIRLDCFTGNPVSLGLYEKNNYICRGAIYFKSKQPPHNWYNCYEKILLQS, from the coding sequence ATGCTAAAAATAAGAAAAGGCACAATTGATTTATTGGACGAATTAGATGTGATGTATGCAGAATGCAAAGAAGCACTCTTACAGAATCAAATTTACCAATGGGATGATTCTTATCCGACGCGAGAACACATTTCTTATCATCTAGAGCAAGCCGAATTGTATTGTCTATTCCAAGACCAAGTACTTGTCGGCGCCGTCGTCTTAAACGAAACACAGTCTCCAGAGTACAAACTAATTGACTGGTCAGAAACAGACGGACGCTTTCTTATCGTCCACTCTTTTGTCATCCATCCGCTCGTACAAGGAAAAGGCTATAGCAAAGTACTATTATCCTTTTGGGAAAGCGAAGCAAGACGGGAAGGTTACAAAGGAATACGCCTAGATTGCTTTACAGGTAATCCTGTTTCATTAGGCCTATATGAAAAAAACAATTATATTTGCCGAGGTGCTATTTATTTCAAAAGTAAACAGCCTCCTCATAATTGGTATAACTGCTATGAAAAAATCCTCTTACAATCGTAA
- a CDS encoding YbaK/EbsC family protein translates to MYEDVLSLLHKTNASYEKFEHEPVLDYETDRIVRERLGLQGTPSKSLFLKSKAGAYYVFFTLEGTRLNRGEMKEITGESLSLCSPDELREETGCMPGCVAPFGYSQDVTIIVDSSIYTYKKVLITPGVPEFTIELSTEELKRILSTCQNTVLEYKKKES, encoded by the coding sequence ATGTACGAAGACGTACTTTCTTTACTACATAAAACAAATGCTTCTTATGAAAAGTTTGAACACGAACCAGTACTTGACTATGAGACTGATCGCATCGTTCGTGAAAGGCTCGGCTTACAAGGCACTCCAAGTAAAAGCCTATTTTTAAAATCAAAAGCCGGGGCGTATTACGTATTCTTTACGTTAGAGGGAACTCGCCTCAACCGAGGAGAGATGAAAGAAATAACAGGAGAAAGCTTATCTCTCTGTTCTCCTGACGAGCTAAGAGAAGAGACTGGTTGCATGCCAGGATGTGTAGCTCCTTTCGGTTATTCACAAGATGTAACGATTATTGTGGACAGTTCGATTTATACTTACAAGAAAGTTTTAATCACACCTGGTGTACCCGAATTTACAATTGAATTATCCACAGAAGAATTAAAAAGAATTTTATCAACGTGTCAAAATACAGTTTTAGAGTATAAAAAAAAGGAGAGCTAA
- the lipA gene encoding lipoyl synthase: MTKQTEYKRKPEWLKIKLNTNENYTGLKKMMRSKNLHTVCEEAKCPNIHECWAVRKTATFMILGAVCTRACRFCAVKTGLPTELDLQEPERVADSVVQMGLKHVVITAVARDDLKDGGAAVFAETVRAVRRKNPFTSIEVLPSDMGGVEENLKMLMDAKPDILNHNIETVRRLSNRVRARAKYDRSLEFLRRAKEMQPDIPTKSSIMVGLGETREDLIEAMDDLRANNVDILTLGQYLQPSKKHLPVLKYYPPAEFAELKEIALSKGFSHCEAGPLVRSSYHADEQVRSAKEKVAEAK; this comes from the coding sequence ATGACAAAACAAACAGAATATAAGCGCAAGCCCGAATGGTTGAAAATTAAGTTAAACACGAATGAAAACTATACAGGCTTAAAGAAAATGATGCGTTCTAAGAATCTTCATACGGTTTGTGAAGAAGCGAAATGTCCGAATATTCATGAATGCTGGGCTGTAAGGAAAACAGCAACATTTATGATCTTAGGTGCGGTTTGTACACGTGCTTGTCGTTTTTGTGCGGTTAAAACAGGCTTGCCAACTGAGCTTGATTTACAAGAACCAGAACGCGTAGCAGATTCTGTAGTACAAATGGGCTTAAAACACGTTGTTATAACAGCGGTTGCACGTGATGATTTAAAGGACGGCGGAGCAGCTGTTTTCGCTGAAACAGTACGCGCTGTACGTCGTAAAAATCCATTCACGTCTATCGAAGTATTACCATCTGATATGGGTGGGGTAGAAGAAAACTTAAAAATGTTAATGGATGCAAAACCAGATATTTTGAACCATAACATTGAAACAGTACGTCGATTATCTAACCGAGTTCGCGCTAGAGCAAAATATGACCGTTCATTAGAGTTTTTACGCCGAGCAAAAGAAATGCAGCCTGATATTCCAACTAAATCGAGCATTATGGTGGGCTTAGGTGAAACGAGAGAAGATTTAATTGAAGCAATGGATGACTTACGTGCAAACAATGTGGATATTTTAACTCTTGGACAATACCTACAACCATCTAAGAAGCATTTACCAGTTCTTAAATATTACCCACCAGCAGAATTTGCAGAGCTTAAAGAAATTGCACTTAGCAAAGGATTTAGCCACTGTGAAGCTGGTCCACTTGTACGTTCTTCTTATCATGCGGACGAGCAAGTTCGTTCTGCGAAAGAAAAAGTAGCAGAAGCGAAATAA
- the yunB gene encoding sporulation protein YunB has translation MSIFRSKNSRFRRGPISFRYILLISFIIFIVMVVQGLWIVNKSIQPTLIKYGETETHKMATAVMTKAVKDRINEGFDVDSLMKVQTDRNGKVSTIDLNTKQVNEILTSTTAYIEKYLQQVEKGDTKALGIFEENGVSMSVPFGRITDNALLGNIGPDIPINFTPIGHVNTDIKQLVEPQGINNTAIKIIMEVEVTLQVMIPLRTKEIKVRQNIPIATRIVQGEVPTYYGSGGVVVPDKK, from the coding sequence ATGAGCATATTTCGTTCGAAAAATTCGCGGTTTCGAAGGGGACCGATTTCTTTTCGGTATATACTGCTTATTTCGTTTATCATTTTTATCGTAATGGTAGTTCAAGGATTATGGATTGTAAATAAAAGTATTCAGCCAACGTTAATTAAGTATGGGGAAACAGAGACGCATAAAATGGCAACAGCAGTTATGACGAAAGCGGTAAAAGACCGAATTAATGAAGGGTTTGATGTAGATTCATTAATGAAAGTACAAACGGATAGGAACGGGAAGGTATCCACAATTGATTTAAATACAAAACAAGTAAATGAAATATTAACATCGACTACTGCATACATAGAGAAATATTTACAACAAGTAGAAAAAGGGGATACGAAAGCACTTGGTATTTTTGAAGAGAATGGGGTATCTATGTCAGTTCCTTTTGGGCGCATAACCGATAATGCGCTTCTTGGTAATATAGGACCGGATATTCCGATTAATTTTACGCCAATTGGTCATGTGAATACGGATATTAAACAGTTAGTTGAGCCACAAGGAATTAATAATACAGCGATCAAAATTATTATGGAAGTGGAAGTGACGTTACAAGTTATGATTCCGTTACGCACGAAAGAAATTAAGGTGAGGCAAAACATTCCGATTGCGACGCGCATCGTTCAAGGTGAAGTACCTACTTATTACGGAAGTGGCGGAGTTGTTGTACCAGATAAAAAATAA
- a CDS encoding DUF3055 domain-containing protein → MEERFFLYDDTVATKTRFVSFMGENERHDLALLYSDRHYGKTIVLDMQSNKFAIIGPDDLNEPGYLEHAFSMSEENAEELRSFLFELI, encoded by the coding sequence ATGGAAGAACGTTTCTTTCTGTACGACGATACAGTCGCTACAAAAACTCGTTTCGTTAGCTTTATGGGGGAAAATGAGCGTCATGATTTAGCGCTTTTATACTCCGATCGTCATTACGGCAAAACGATTGTCCTTGATATGCAGAGCAATAAATTTGCTATCATCGGTCCTGACGATTTAAACGAACCAGGCTACTTAGAGCACGCTTTTTCTATGTCTGAAGAAAATGCAGAAGAATTACGCTCATTTTTATTTGAACTTATATAA
- a CDS encoding histidine phosphatase family protein — MKKIIVIRHCSATGQERNAELTNMGRDQSNTVATFLMENHLQIDHIISSPFVRAIDSIRPYALKANLSIQEDERLAERILSTVSMDDWLQKLEYTFTNIDIAFLGGESTKQATDRAISLIQEVLKLEHDTTLLVTHGNLLTLILKHFDHTIGFDEWKTLTNPDIYEITLDEQSIIKRLWEAPSK, encoded by the coding sequence ATGAAGAAAATTATTGTAATCAGGCATTGTTCAGCAACTGGACAAGAACGTAATGCGGAATTAACAAACATGGGAAGAGACCAATCAAACACCGTTGCTACATTCCTCATGGAAAATCATCTACAAATAGATCATATTATTTCAAGCCCATTTGTCCGAGCTATCGATTCTATTCGGCCATATGCCCTCAAAGCTAATTTATCTATTCAAGAAGATGAACGGTTAGCAGAACGCATATTAAGCACTGTTTCAATGGATGATTGGCTTCAAAAACTAGAATACACTTTTACCAATATAGATATTGCCTTTTTGGGCGGAGAGTCAACAAAACAAGCAACAGACCGTGCCATCTCACTTATTCAGGAAGTTTTAAAACTAGAGCATGACACAACATTACTCGTTACACACGGTAACTTACTCACATTAATTTTAAAGCACTTTGATCATACTATTGGCTTTGACGAATGGAAAACTTTAACGAATCCTGATATTTATGAAATTACACTTGATGAACAATCTATCATAAAACGATTATGGGAAGCGCCATCCAAGTAA
- the glpX gene encoding class II fructose-bisphosphatase, with the protein MERELALEIVRVTEAAALASAQWMGRGKKNEADDAATTAMRDMFDSVNMAGTVVIGEGELDEAPMLYIGEELGTGNGPEVDIAVDPLEGTNIVAKGLANAMAVIAIADKGNLLHAPDMYMEKIAVGPKAAGKISLDDPIEKTIEIVAEANNKKIRDLTVIVQERERHQDIIDRVRAKGARVKLFGDGDVGASIATALPGTGIDLFVGVGGAPEGVISAAALKCLEGEMQARLVPMNEEEEARCREMGLEDPRQLLMLDDLVAGDDAIFSATGVSAGELLDGVKFLGGDLAETYSIVMRYKTRTVRFIKTHHHLDHKPHLNLDI; encoded by the coding sequence TTGGAACGTGAACTCGCACTAGAAATTGTCCGTGTAACAGAAGCAGCAGCCTTAGCATCCGCACAGTGGATGGGCCGCGGAAAGAAAAACGAAGCAGATGATGCAGCAACTACAGCTATGCGTGATATGTTCGATTCAGTAAACATGGCAGGTACAGTTGTAATTGGTGAAGGAGAACTTGATGAAGCACCGATGTTGTATATTGGTGAAGAACTAGGAACAGGTAACGGTCCAGAAGTAGATATCGCCGTTGATCCATTAGAAGGTACAAACATCGTTGCGAAAGGCCTTGCAAATGCAATGGCAGTTATCGCAATCGCAGATAAAGGAAACCTTCTTCATGCTCCGGATATGTACATGGAAAAGATCGCGGTTGGTCCAAAAGCAGCTGGTAAAATTAGCTTAGATGATCCAATTGAAAAAACAATTGAAATTGTAGCAGAAGCAAACAATAAAAAAATTCGTGACCTAACGGTTATCGTGCAAGAACGTGAACGTCATCAAGATATTATTGACCGTGTTCGTGCAAAAGGTGCACGCGTAAAACTATTTGGTGATGGCGATGTTGGTGCATCAATCGCTACAGCTTTACCTGGAACAGGTATCGACTTATTCGTAGGTGTAGGCGGAGCTCCAGAAGGCGTTATTTCTGCAGCAGCATTAAAATGCCTTGAAGGTGAAATGCAAGCTCGCTTAGTTCCAATGAACGAAGAAGAAGAAGCTCGTTGTCGTGAAATGGGATTAGAAGATCCTCGTCAACTTCTTATGTTAGATGACTTAGTAGCTGGTGATGACGCAATCTTCTCAGCAACAGGTGTATCTGCTGGTGAATTATTAGACGGCGTGAAATTCCTTGGCGGAGATTTAGCTGAAACATATTCTATCGTTATGCGTTACAAAACAAGAACGGTACGATTTATTAAAACACATCACCATTTAGATCATAAACCACATTTAAACTTAGATATTTAA
- a CDS encoding cytoplasmic protein, which yields MQKVQLSWSLYENELATIEKYCKNCRRTTLFTDTNIRRHNANGKNIYRFAIYKCPKDHTWNQKLHIYKSFTDHVETVDMAQKEQAETNTIISITEYKESGIEEITITLEIVLGSHRIDKALSTYISDWSRAAIVDKIKNGRIQLNGRHLKPNTTLTEGDFISICL from the coding sequence ATGCAGAAAGTACAACTTTCTTGGAGTTTATATGAAAACGAACTAGCAACAATCGAAAAATATTGTAAAAATTGCAGGCGTACTACCCTTTTTACCGACACGAACATTCGCAGGCATAACGCAAACGGAAAGAACATATACCGATTTGCAATTTATAAATGTCCGAAAGATCATACGTGGAATCAAAAACTTCATATTTATAAATCCTTTACTGACCATGTCGAAACTGTCGATATGGCTCAGAAAGAACAAGCTGAAACAAACACGATTATTTCTATTACAGAGTATAAAGAAAGTGGTATAGAAGAAATAACAATAACATTAGAAATTGTTCTCGGATCTCACCGAATTGATAAAGCATTATCCACATATATTTCAGATTGGAGCCGCGCTGCCATTGTGGATAAAATTAAAAACGGTCGTATTCAGTTAAACGGACGACACCTGAAACCAAACACAACACTCACTGAAGGTGATTTCATCTCAATTTGTTTATAA
- a CDS encoding YunC family protein gives MVNVEPIIIDNYTFIAVSVKLPKTNLLAVMSDKGYIMCGALDVGLLNEKLGDRGIIAGRAVGVRTIEQLLEAPLESVTIEAEALGIPVGTIGKDALLKMR, from the coding sequence ATGGTTAATGTGGAGCCGATTATAATTGATAACTATACGTTTATTGCGGTTAGCGTCAAACTTCCAAAAACAAATTTGCTAGCTGTAATGAGCGATAAAGGATATATTATGTGCGGTGCTTTAGATGTAGGTCTTCTAAATGAGAAGTTAGGTGATCGAGGAATTATTGCTGGCCGTGCGGTTGGTGTAAGAACGATTGAACAACTTCTTGAAGCACCGCTGGAATCAGTAACGATTGAAGCCGAAGCTTTAGGGATTCCAGTAGGCACAATCGGAAAAGATGCACTATTAAAAATGAGATAA
- a CDS encoding M23 family metallopeptidase produces MLRKISLLLSICFLLHQNIAYGEDNQQSIYEKRMALYKETEQSSSIPWYYLAAMDQYERNIRSVRKDIPKKPDAIISLYFKPEIWAGPVNSNDTLPHTISLFGGMGLDGDKDGFANANTDRDLLHTAATILKKQGTSEERINIMLWEYYRRAKTVELITEYAQIYKHYGRINLEGNAFPLPIRSDNSYRSTFGAGRSFGGRRVHEGTDIFAGYGVPVRSTCYGVIETKGWNRLGGWRIGIRDLHNNYHYYAHLGGFSKEIQLGQIVEPGKVIGFVGSTGYGPPGTAGKFPPHLHFGMYKDNGYTEWAFDPYMHLSLWERKERANTKR; encoded by the coding sequence ATGCTTCGAAAAATTTCTCTTTTGCTTTCGATTTGCTTTCTTCTCCACCAAAACATCGCTTACGGTGAAGATAATCAGCAAAGCATATATGAAAAGCGTATGGCACTATATAAAGAAACTGAGCAATCTTCAAGTATTCCGTGGTATTACTTAGCTGCAATGGATCAATACGAAAGAAACATACGGAGCGTAAGAAAGGATATTCCGAAAAAACCAGATGCCATCATTTCCCTTTATTTCAAACCTGAAATATGGGCTGGACCTGTTAATAGTAATGATACTCTCCCCCATACGATTTCTCTATTTGGCGGAATGGGTTTAGATGGTGACAAAGATGGATTTGCAAATGCAAATACCGATCGTGATCTTCTGCATACAGCAGCAACTATTTTAAAGAAACAAGGAACGTCAGAAGAGCGTATTAACATTATGCTTTGGGAATATTATAGACGTGCAAAAACAGTTGAATTAATTACAGAATACGCCCAAATTTATAAACATTATGGCCGCATTAATTTAGAAGGAAATGCTTTCCCTCTCCCGATTCGCAGTGACAATAGCTATCGTAGTACTTTTGGTGCTGGTAGAAGTTTTGGCGGCAGGAGGGTTCATGAAGGAACCGATATTTTTGCTGGATATGGCGTACCAGTACGATCAACTTGCTATGGCGTTATTGAAACAAAAGGATGGAATCGTCTTGGTGGATGGCGCATTGGTATTCGTGATCTTCATAATAATTACCACTATTACGCTCATTTAGGCGGGTTCTCTAAAGAAATACAGCTCGGCCAAATTGTCGAGCCGGGAAAAGTAATCGGATTTGTCGGTAGTACCGGCTACGGTCCTCCTGGTACAGCTGGAAAATTCCCGCCCCACTTACATTTCGGCATGTATAAAGACAATGGCTATACGGAATGGGCTTTCGATCCATACATGCATTTAAGCCTTTGGGAACGAAAAGAACGAGCAAATACAAAACGATAA
- a CDS encoding YhfC family intramembrane metalloprotease, which translates to MHNIYVHTLESGESMVSNTVIASIIIQLVVSILVPIIVLVYFRKKYNINLKIVGVGVLIFIGFTQILETPFQLFIRGNPTTAEFLKNPFIFSIFGGLTAGIFEELGRFVAFYYLLKKYRDYKDGLAYGIGHGGIESILVGGFAGLQTLTFATSINNGSFAQMVEQYPQLSHIKDLLIEQPAYLYLLGSLERIMALVLQIAFTMLVVYAVKQKKYIFLVYAILFHALVDFFAALYQTKMINIFVAEGITLLFAIGGFILIRKMKEKLMSASE; encoded by the coding sequence ATGCATAATATATATGTACATACATTAGAAAGCGGTGAAAGTATGGTTTCAAATACTGTAATTGCCAGCATCATCATTCAACTTGTTGTTTCGATTCTGGTCCCAATTATTGTACTCGTTTATTTCCGTAAGAAATATAATATTAATTTGAAAATAGTTGGCGTTGGTGTCCTTATCTTTATCGGGTTTACCCAAATCCTCGAAACACCATTCCAATTATTCATACGTGGTAATCCCACAACAGCTGAGTTTTTAAAGAACCCATTTATCTTTTCGATTTTCGGCGGACTAACTGCTGGCATTTTTGAAGAACTAGGTCGTTTCGTTGCCTTTTACTACTTACTGAAAAAATATCGAGATTATAAAGACGGCCTTGCGTACGGAATTGGACACGGCGGTATTGAATCGATTTTAGTCGGCGGATTCGCTGGGCTTCAAACTCTTACCTTTGCAACATCTATTAACAATGGTAGCTTCGCTCAAATGGTTGAACAATACCCACAGTTGAGCCATATCAAGGACTTGTTAATAGAGCAACCTGCCTATTTATACTTACTTGGTAGCCTAGAAAGAATTATGGCATTAGTGCTGCAAATTGCCTTCACAATGCTTGTCGTATACGCGGTAAAACAAAAGAAATACATTTTCCTCGTATACGCTATACTATTCCACGCACTTGTAGACTTTTTCGCAGCACTTTACCAAACAAAAATGATTAACATCTTTGTAGCAGAAGGAATTACTCTTCTCTTCGCGATTGGTGGTTTCATTCTTATTCGTAAAATGAAAGAGAAATTAATGAGTGCTTCAGAGTAA
- a CDS encoding metalloregulator ArsR/SmtB family transcription factor, translating to MGEARTTKEEIVQLLKVKGEHTVADLAEALEITEMAIRRHLSKLEKDELIYSKMVRQHVGRPTYLYGLSQKGEDTFPKEYKQFAIDMLEDLARMGDEKMLRHVLQARTKRMEEQLQKRISNQSNLAYKVQEVAAMQERNGYMVQIKRDGEHSFIFEKQNCPLKEIAERFPQVCEDEKDMYKRLFADANVKTLANMCAGDCNCSYQIKEKK from the coding sequence ATGGGGGAAGCACGTACTACGAAAGAAGAGATTGTACAATTACTGAAGGTAAAGGGTGAGCATACTGTAGCAGATTTAGCTGAAGCTTTAGAGATTACTGAGATGGCGATTCGAAGGCATTTAAGTAAACTGGAGAAAGATGAGCTAATCTATTCAAAGATGGTAAGACAGCATGTCGGACGACCAACATATTTGTATGGATTAAGTCAAAAGGGAGAAGATACATTCCCGAAAGAATATAAGCAATTTGCTATTGATATGCTAGAAGATTTAGCTCGAATGGGCGATGAAAAAATGCTGCGTCACGTCTTGCAAGCGAGAACGAAACGAATGGAAGAACAGTTGCAAAAGAGGATAAGTAATCAAAGCAATTTAGCGTATAAAGTTCAAGAAGTAGCTGCTATGCAAGAGAGAAACGGTTATATGGTTCAAATAAAGCGAGATGGGGAGCATTCTTTCATATTTGAAAAGCAAAACTGTCCGTTAAAGGAAATTGCAGAGAGATTCCCGCAAGTGTGTGAAGATGAAAAAGATATGTATAAGCGGTTATTTGCAGATGCAAATGTGAAGACGTTAGCAAACATGTGTGCGGGAGATTGTAATTGTTCGTACCAAATAAAAGAGAAAAAATGA
- a CDS encoding YutD family protein, whose translation MEQKQEIHTTVSVNNVQYEVIKNFRDGFSEEAFKERYAEILNKYDYIVGDWGYEQLRLRGFFDDSNQRSTYDTKISTLSEYLYEYCNFGCAHFVLRKVKK comes from the coding sequence ATGGAACAAAAGCAAGAGATTCATACTACGGTGAGCGTTAATAATGTTCAGTACGAAGTAATTAAAAACTTTCGTGATGGTTTTAGTGAAGAAGCATTTAAAGAGCGCTATGCAGAAATTTTAAATAAATATGATTATATCGTTGGAGATTGGGGTTATGAGCAACTTAGATTGCGTGGATTCTTTGATGATAGTAATCAACGTTCGACATATGATACGAAAATTAGTACTTTATCAGAGTATTTATACGAGTACTGTAACTTCGGTTGTGCACACTTCGTATTACGAAAAGTGAAGAAATAA
- a CDS encoding MerR family transcriptional regulator, protein MTMRVKEVANLVGISVRTLHHYDEIGLLTPDETTESGYRLYSNENLETLQQILFFKELGFPLKKIKEIIMSPSFDREEALQLHKKMLLEKRARLDKVIATIDKTIQHTKGEIEMTNKEKFEGFDFSHNPYEEEARERWGDAAVDKANKTAKGMSTEKQEEFNTIYRNLATLRNGAPDSKEAQEAIGVWYDYLQNFGKYSLEAFKGLGQMYVADERFKKNIDKFGEGLAQFMCDAMEVYANRKK, encoded by the coding sequence ATGACAATGAGGGTAAAAGAAGTAGCTAATTTAGTTGGAATTAGTGTGCGCACACTGCATCATTACGATGAAATTGGGTTGTTAACCCCAGATGAGACGACAGAGTCTGGATATCGTCTGTATTCCAATGAAAATTTAGAAACATTGCAGCAAATTTTATTTTTTAAAGAGCTTGGCTTCCCTTTAAAGAAAATTAAGGAAATTATCATGAGTCCTTCATTCGACCGTGAAGAGGCATTACAGCTTCATAAGAAAATGCTTCTTGAAAAGCGAGCTAGGTTGGATAAAGTGATAGCGACGATTGATAAAACCATTCAGCATACAAAAGGAGAGATTGAAATGACGAACAAAGAGAAATTTGAAGGGTTTGATTTTAGCCATAACCCGTACGAAGAAGAAGCGCGTGAAAGATGGGGAGACGCAGCTGTAGATAAAGCGAATAAAACAGCGAAGGGTATGTCTACAGAGAAACAGGAGGAGTTTAATACTATTTACAGAAATCTAGCGACACTTCGAAATGGAGCGCCTGATTCTAAAGAGGCACAAGAAGCAATCGGGGTATGGTACGATTACTTGCAAAACTTCGGTAAATATTCATTAGAGGCATTTAAGGGACTCGGCCAAATGTACGTTGCTGATGAACGCTTTAAGAAAAATATTGATAAGTTTGGTGAAGGTCTAGCGCAGTTTATGTGTGATGCGATGGAGGTTTATGCAAATCGTAAGAAATAG